The Pseudomonas azotoformans genome has a segment encoding these proteins:
- a CDS encoding S9 family peptidase, whose product MPTSTAPIARKAQGSDPYAWLQERDSAEVLDYLKAENAWQEAQLADQAALRETLFEEIKGRILETDLSLPSPWGPYLYYTRTTAGDEYARHYRCRRPADDSNQVDDSSEELLLDPNVLANGGFFSLGAFSISPDHQRLAYSLDTSGEEIYTLYVKELATGKVSELAFEDCDGSMTWANDSLTLFFGELDDTHRPHKLYRYRLDGTAAQEVFHEPDGRFFLHCYRSSSERQLLLSLGSKTTSEVWALDADQPHLDFTCLAPRVEDHEYDVDHGQLNGAWTWFIRSNRDGINYALFVATDIGDVPTEAEWQNLIPHSDEVMLDGVSLNTHAMTLSLRIGGLPVIEVHPQGLPAYRVELPDAAYSLYVQNSLEFVSDKIRLRYEALNRPAQVRQLELASGAQQVLKETPVLGVFNADDYVSQRLWATSADGTQVPISLVVKRDQLGKPTPLYLYGYGAYGSSLDPWFSHARLSLLDRGVAFAIAHVRGGGELGEAWYRNGKQEHKQNTFSDFIACAEHLIAEGLTTSKQLAISGGSAGGLLIGAVLNQRPALFQAAIAEVPFVDVLNTMLDPELPLTITEYDEWGNPEESDVYERIKAYAPYENVRAQAYPHLLVIAGYNDSRVQYWEAAKWVAKLRDTKTDDNLLLLKTELGAGHGGMSGRYQGLRDVALEYGFVFKALGLV is encoded by the coding sequence ATGCCTACATCGACCGCTCCGATTGCCCGCAAGGCCCAAGGCTCAGATCCGTACGCCTGGCTGCAAGAGCGCGACAGCGCTGAGGTGCTCGATTACCTCAAGGCCGAAAACGCCTGGCAGGAAGCGCAACTCGCCGATCAGGCAGCGCTGCGTGAAACCCTGTTCGAGGAGATCAAGGGCCGCATTCTCGAAACCGATCTGTCGCTGCCTTCGCCGTGGGGCCCGTATCTGTATTACACCCGCACCACCGCCGGTGACGAATACGCCCGCCACTACCGCTGCCGTCGCCCGGCCGACGACAGCAACCAGGTGGATGACAGCAGCGAAGAGTTGTTGCTGGACCCGAACGTGCTGGCCAATGGCGGTTTCTTCTCCCTCGGCGCGTTCAGCATCAGCCCCGACCACCAACGCCTGGCCTACAGCCTCGATACCAGCGGTGAAGAGATCTACACCCTGTACGTGAAGGAATTGGCCACCGGCAAAGTCAGCGAACTGGCGTTTGAAGACTGCGACGGCAGCATGACCTGGGCGAATGACAGCCTGACCCTGTTCTTCGGCGAACTGGACGACACCCACCGCCCGCACAAACTGTATCGCTATCGCCTGGACGGCACGGCGGCGCAGGAAGTGTTCCATGAGCCCGACGGACGTTTCTTCCTGCATTGCTACCGTTCCAGCTCCGAGCGCCAGCTGCTGCTGTCACTGGGCAGCAAGACCACCAGCGAAGTCTGGGCGCTGGACGCCGATCAGCCACACCTGGACTTCACCTGCCTGGCGCCACGGGTCGAAGACCATGAGTACGATGTCGACCACGGCCAGTTGAATGGCGCGTGGACCTGGTTTATCCGCAGCAACCGCGATGGCATCAACTACGCGCTGTTCGTGGCAACCGACATTGGCGACGTGCCGACCGAAGCTGAATGGCAGAACCTGATCCCCCACAGCGATGAGGTGATGCTCGACGGCGTGAGCCTGAACACCCACGCCATGACCCTGAGCCTGCGCATCGGTGGCCTGCCGGTGATCGAAGTGCACCCGCAGGGCTTGCCGGCCTATCGCGTGGAATTGCCTGACGCCGCCTACAGCCTCTACGTACAGAACAGCCTGGAGTTTGTCAGCGACAAGATCCGCCTGCGCTACGAAGCCCTGAACCGTCCAGCCCAGGTGCGCCAGCTGGAACTGGCCAGCGGCGCGCAACAGGTGCTCAAGGAAACCCCGGTACTCGGCGTGTTCAACGCCGATGATTACGTGAGCCAGCGCCTCTGGGCCACCTCGGCAGATGGCACCCAGGTGCCGATCAGCCTGGTGGTCAAGCGCGATCAGCTGGGTAAGCCAACGCCCCTCTACCTGTATGGCTATGGCGCCTACGGTTCGAGCCTGGACCCGTGGTTCTCCCACGCACGCCTGAGCCTGCTGGACCGAGGCGTGGCGTTTGCCATCGCCCATGTGCGCGGCGGCGGTGAGCTGGGCGAGGCCTGGTATCGCAACGGCAAGCAGGAACACAAGCAGAACACCTTCAGCGACTTTATCGCCTGCGCCGAACACCTGATCGCAGAGGGCCTGACCACGTCCAAACAACTGGCCATCAGCGGCGGCAGTGCCGGCGGCTTGTTGATCGGCGCGGTGCTCAATCAGCGCCCGGCGCTGTTCCAGGCGGCGATTGCCGAAGTGCCGTTCGTCGATGTGCTCAACACCATGCTCGACCCGGAACTGCCGCTCACCATCACCGAGTACGACGAGTGGGGCAACCCGGAAGAATCGGACGTCTACGAACGCATCAAGGCCTACGCGCCTTACGAAAACGTTCGTGCCCAGGCCTACCCGCACCTGCTGGTGATCGCCGGCTACAACGACAGCCGCGTGCAATATTGGGAAGCCGCCAAGTGGGTGGCCAAGCTGCGCGACACCAAGACCGACGATAACCTGCTGTTGCTCAAGACCGAACTGGGCGCCGGCCACGGTGGCATGAGCGGTCGTTACCAGGGATTACGTGACGTAGCACTCGAATATGGCTTTGTGTTCAAGGCGCTGGGGTTGGTTTAA
- a CDS encoding class II glutamine amidotransferase gives MCELLGMSANVPTDIVFSFTGLMQRGGRTGPHRDGWGIAFYEGRGLRLFQDPAASSESEVALLVQRYPIKSEVVIGHIRQANVGKVSLANTHPFVRELWGRNWCFAHNGQLADFNPRATFYRPVGDTDSEAAFCDLLNRVREAFPEPVDIENVLPDLIAACSEYRSKGVFNCLLSDGDWLFCYCSTKLAQITRRAPFGPARLKDVDVIVDFQAETTPNDVVTVIATEPLTDNENWTRYEPGQWSLWRRGECVSQGITE, from the coding sequence ATGTGTGAATTATTGGGCATGAGTGCCAACGTCCCCACCGATATCGTGTTCAGCTTCACCGGGCTGATGCAGCGCGGTGGGCGCACCGGTCCCCACCGTGACGGTTGGGGCATCGCGTTCTATGAAGGCCGTGGCCTGCGCTTGTTCCAGGACCCGGCCGCGAGCAGCGAATCGGAAGTCGCGCTGCTGGTGCAGCGTTACCCGATCAAGAGCGAAGTGGTGATCGGCCATATCCGCCAGGCCAACGTCGGCAAGGTCAGTTTGGCCAACACCCACCCGTTCGTGCGCGAACTGTGGGGCCGCAACTGGTGCTTTGCGCATAACGGCCAGTTGGCGGACTTTAACCCCCGCGCCACTTTCTACCGCCCGGTGGGCGATACCGACAGCGAAGCGGCCTTTTGCGATCTGCTCAACCGCGTGCGCGAAGCCTTCCCGGAGCCGGTGGACATTGAAAACGTCCTGCCGGACCTGATCGCCGCCTGCTCCGAATACCGTAGCAAAGGCGTGTTCAACTGCCTGCTCAGCGACGGCGACTGGCTGTTTTGCTATTGCTCGACCAAGCTGGCGCAAATCACCCGTCGCGCCCCGTTTGGCCCGGCACGCTTGAAAGATGTCGACGTGATCGTCGATTTTCAGGCCGAAACCACGCCCAATGACGTGGTGACCGTGATCGCCACCGAGCCTTTGACCGACAACGAAAACTGGACCCGTTACGAACCGGGCCAATGGAGCCTGTGGCGACGCGGTGAATGCGTCAGCCAAGGCATCACCGAGTAA
- a CDS encoding LysR family transcriptional regulator — MNLKFLETFVWVAKLKSFRLTAEKLFTTQASISSRIAVLESELGVKLFLRDSRGVSLTPEGLKVLDYAEQMMVTMQGLKQSLETTSSKVGRIRIGAMDTVIHTWLSPLVAELMDHFPLVEIELVADTALNLSDQLQKGFLDLILQTDLLRLETVRSLELCSHPMAWIVASQSIYHRDYASLAELAQERIITYSKNSHPHQDVISLMQANGVAAPRMNCVNSVSAITRLLRDGFGIGALPPVLVSEELARGELVMLPMAQKLPNLQVVVSWRVGVELVEEIVGLCQKVVARYAEEVGEERMVLAHP, encoded by the coding sequence ATGAATTTGAAGTTCCTCGAAACCTTCGTCTGGGTGGCCAAGCTCAAGAGTTTCCGCCTGACTGCCGAGAAGTTGTTCACCACCCAGGCGTCGATCTCCAGCCGCATTGCCGTGCTGGAAAGCGAGTTGGGCGTGAAGCTGTTTCTGCGCGACTCACGCGGTGTGAGCCTGACCCCGGAAGGCTTGAAGGTGCTCGATTACGCCGAGCAGATGATGGTAACGATGCAGGGCCTGAAGCAGTCCTTGGAGACCACCAGCAGCAAGGTCGGGCGCATCCGCATCGGCGCGATGGACACGGTGATCCACACCTGGCTCAGCCCGTTGGTGGCGGAACTGATGGACCACTTCCCGCTGGTAGAGATCGAATTGGTCGCCGATACCGCGCTGAACCTCAGCGATCAGCTGCAAAAAGGCTTCCTCGACCTGATCCTGCAAACCGACCTGCTGCGCCTCGAAACCGTGCGCAGCCTGGAGCTGTGCAGCCACCCCATGGCCTGGATCGTCGCCAGCCAATCGATCTACCACCGCGATTACGCGTCCCTGGCCGAACTGGCGCAGGAACGCATCATCACCTACTCGAAAAACTCCCATCCGCACCAGGACGTGATCAGCCTGATGCAGGCCAACGGCGTGGCCGCGCCACGCATGAACTGCGTGAATTCGGTGTCGGCCATCACCCGTTTACTGCGCGATGGTTTTGGCATTGGCGCACTGCCGCCGGTGCTGGTCAGCGAAGAACTGGCGCGCGGGGAATTGGTGATGTTGCCAATGGCGCAGAAACTGCCGAACTTGCAGGTAGTGGTGTCGTGGCGCGTGGGGGTGGAGTTGGTGGAGGAGATTGTGGGGTTGTGCCAGAAGGTGGTAGCACGGTATGCCGAGGAAGTGGGTGAGGAGCGGATGGTGCTCGCTCACCCGTGA
- a CDS encoding 5-oxoprolinase subunit PxpA encodes MSRLLLNCDIGESFGNWTMGLDAEVMPFIDCANVACGFHAGDPSIMRKTVSLALKHGVQVGAHPAYQDLQGFGRRSMAYTPQEIQDLLNYQIGALDGICRAQGGRVSYVKPHGAMYNDMMAKPAQLRAVIQAVAAYGDLPLMLLATRDNSAAQALGDEYGVTLWFEAFADRAYDNKGHLVSRQLPGAVHHDADTILQQALTISRGEALTASDGSSLVLQANTLCVHGDNASSIAAVQRIREALKPA; translated from the coding sequence GTGAGCCGCCTTCTACTGAATTGCGACATCGGCGAAAGCTTCGGCAACTGGACTATGGGTCTGGACGCCGAGGTCATGCCGTTCATTGATTGCGCCAACGTGGCGTGCGGCTTCCATGCCGGCGACCCGAGCATCATGCGCAAGACCGTCAGCCTGGCACTCAAGCATGGCGTGCAAGTCGGTGCGCACCCGGCGTACCAGGATCTGCAAGGTTTCGGCCGTCGCTCCATGGCCTACACCCCCCAGGAAATCCAGGACCTGCTGAACTACCAGATCGGCGCCCTCGACGGCATCTGCCGGGCGCAAGGTGGGCGGGTCAGCTATGTGAAGCCCCACGGCGCGATGTACAACGACATGATGGCCAAGCCCGCTCAATTGCGCGCGGTGATCCAGGCTGTGGCAGCTTACGGCGACCTGCCGCTGATGTTGCTGGCAACCCGCGACAACAGCGCAGCGCAGGCCTTGGGCGATGAATATGGCGTCACCCTGTGGTTCGAAGCCTTTGCCGACCGCGCCTACGACAATAAGGGCCACCTGGTCTCGCGGCAGTTGCCCGGCGCCGTGCACCACGATGCCGACACCATCCTGCAGCAAGCCCTGACCATTTCCAGGGGGGAAGCGCTGACCGCCAGCGACGGCAGCTCGCTGGTCCTGCAAGCCAACACGCTGTGCGTGCATGGGGACAACGCCAGCTCGATCGCCGCCGTACAGCGCATCCGCGAGGCATTGAAGCCAGCATGA
- the pxpB gene encoding 5-oxoprolinase subunit PxpB, with the protein MKPRIEVVAIDCLMVRLFDAIAEANMPWMLAATQRLRSGFGAALVDLVPSYTTLMVHYDLSALNPAQARELIDQALTDLQPHTQGSGQCHVLPVWYDLSVGPELSLLSQRSGLSVDDVIRRHSAHEYQVFALGFAPGFAFMGLVDEVLAAPRLNTPRKRVAAGSVGIAERQTAAYPVVSPGGWNLIGRTPAKLFDRERDGYSLMQPGDTVRFEPVDHAQFIKLGGDDTPLEAQA; encoded by the coding sequence ATGAAGCCACGGATTGAAGTGGTGGCCATCGACTGCCTGATGGTGCGTCTGTTTGATGCAATCGCCGAAGCCAACATGCCCTGGATGCTCGCCGCCACCCAGCGCTTGCGCAGCGGTTTCGGCGCGGCTTTGGTCGACCTGGTGCCGTCCTACACCACCTTGATGGTGCATTACGACCTCAGCGCATTGAACCCGGCCCAGGCACGGGAATTGATCGACCAGGCCCTGACCGACCTGCAGCCGCACACCCAGGGCAGCGGCCAGTGCCACGTGCTGCCGGTGTGGTACGACCTGAGCGTCGGCCCCGAACTGAGCCTGCTCAGCCAGCGCAGCGGGCTAAGCGTCGATGACGTGATCCGCCGGCACAGCGCCCACGAATACCAAGTGTTCGCCCTCGGCTTCGCCCCCGGTTTTGCCTTTATGGGCCTGGTGGATGAAGTCCTCGCCGCGCCACGCCTCAACACCCCGCGCAAACGCGTGGCGGCGGGCAGCGTCGGCATTGCCGAACGGCAAACTGCGGCCTACCCGGTGGTCTCGCCGGGCGGCTGGAACCTGATCGGCCGCACCCCGGCCAAGTTGTTCGACCGTGAGCGCGACGGTTATAGCCTGATGCAGCCCGGCGACACGGTACGCTTCGAACCCGTCGATCACGCGCAATTCATCAAACTGGGTGGCGATGACACGCCGTTGGAGGCGCAGGCATGA
- a CDS encoding biotin-dependent carboxyltransferase family protein, with the protein MSRLIIEASTPLCLLQDAGRFGVRHLGVTQGGALDWVSMSWANWLLGNALDAPVVEITLGGFTVQAEDYCLLALAGADLGAYIDERAISPGRSFILQKGQRLRFTQPFSGARAYLAAPGGFDAPDVLGSCATVVREELGGVDGFGKALVEGGRLAYSGVGGAMKVLNDPGLAKTALDVIVGAQIGQFSGQSLFDAFNTEWTLDSRADRMGMRLLGTPLQYQGPSLISEGIPLGAIQVPPDGQPIVLLNDRQTIGGYPRLGALTPLSLARLAQCLPGEKVRLAPVVQETAHRQHIDFLQRFLNG; encoded by the coding sequence ATGAGCCGCTTGATCATTGAGGCCAGCACACCGCTGTGCCTGTTGCAGGATGCCGGCCGCTTTGGCGTGCGTCACCTGGGCGTAACCCAGGGCGGCGCGCTGGATTGGGTGTCGATGTCCTGGGCCAACTGGCTGCTGGGCAATGCACTGGACGCGCCGGTGGTGGAAATCACCCTGGGCGGCTTTACCGTGCAGGCCGAGGATTATTGCCTGCTGGCCCTGGCCGGTGCGGACTTGGGTGCTTATATCGACGAACGCGCCATCAGCCCAGGCCGCAGTTTTATCCTGCAAAAGGGCCAGCGTTTGCGTTTTACCCAGCCATTCAGCGGCGCGCGGGCCTATCTGGCGGCGCCGGGCGGGTTCGATGCGCCGGATGTGCTGGGCAGTTGCGCCACCGTTGTGCGTGAGGAACTGGGCGGTGTGGACGGTTTCGGTAAGGCACTGGTCGAAGGTGGGCGCTTGGCGTATTCCGGCGTCGGCGGCGCAATGAAAGTGCTGAATGATCCAGGCCTGGCCAAAACTGCATTGGACGTGATTGTCGGTGCCCAGATCGGCCAGTTCAGTGGGCAAAGCCTGTTCGATGCGTTCAACACCGAATGGACCCTCGACAGCCGCGCCGACCGCATGGGCATGCGTCTGCTGGGCACGCCGTTGCAGTATCAGGGGCCTTCACTGATTTCCGAAGGCATTCCGCTGGGGGCGATCCAGGTGCCGCCGGATGGGCAGCCGATTGTGTTGCTTAATGACCGGCAGACCATTGGCGGTTATCCGCGTCTTGGAGCGTTGACGCCGTTGTCGCTGGCGCGGCTGGCGCAGTGCCTGCCGGGGGAGAAGGTGCGGCTGGCGCCGGTGGTGCAGGAGACTGCGCATCGCCAGCACATCGACTTTTTGCAGCGCTTTTTGAATGGGTGA
- a CDS encoding vWA domain-containing protein, whose translation MLLNLFNEMRAAKVPVSVRELLDLINALKMRVTFADMDEFYYLARAILVKDERHFDKFDRAFGAYFNGLEKLDDHLQALIPEDWLRKEFERSLTDEERAQIQSLGGLDKLIEEFKKRLEEQKERHAGGNKWIGTGGTSPFGSGGYNPEGIRVGDAGKRQGKAVKVWDQREYKNLDDQVELGTRNIKIALRRLRKFARQGAAEELDIDGTIDHTARDAGLLNIQMRPERRNTIKLLLLFDIGGSMDAHVKICEELFSACKTEFKHLEYFYFHNFVYESVWKNNQRRTSERTSTQDLLHKYGADYKVIFIGDASMAPYEITQAGGSVEHWNEEPGYVWMQRFMAKYKKLIWINPYPKDTWGYTASTGIVRELVEDQMYPLTLRGLEEGMRFLSK comes from the coding sequence ATGCTGCTCAACCTGTTCAATGAAATGCGCGCCGCCAAGGTGCCGGTGTCGGTGCGCGAGCTGCTCGACCTGATCAACGCGCTGAAAATGCGCGTGACCTTCGCCGACATGGACGAGTTCTACTACTTGGCCCGGGCGATCCTGGTCAAGGACGAGCGACATTTCGACAAGTTCGACCGGGCCTTCGGCGCTTACTTCAATGGCCTGGAAAAACTCGACGACCACCTGCAGGCGTTGATCCCCGAAGACTGGCTGCGCAAGGAATTCGAACGTTCGCTGACCGATGAGGAACGCGCGCAGATCCAGTCTCTTGGTGGCCTCGACAAACTCATCGAGGAATTCAAGAAACGCCTGGAAGAACAGAAGGAACGTCACGCCGGCGGAAACAAGTGGATCGGCACCGGCGGCACGAGCCCGTTCGGCTCCGGCGGCTACAACCCGGAAGGCATCCGTGTCGGTGACGCCGGCAAGCGCCAGGGCAAGGCCGTTAAGGTGTGGGACCAGCGCGAGTACAAGAACCTCGACGACCAGGTTGAACTGGGCACGCGTAATATCAAGATCGCCCTGCGCCGCCTGCGCAAATTTGCGCGCCAGGGCGCGGCGGAAGAGCTGGATATCGACGGCACCATCGACCACACCGCCCGCGATGCCGGCTTGCTAAATATTCAGATGCGCCCGGAGCGGCGCAACACCATCAAGCTGCTATTGCTGTTCGATATCGGCGGCTCGATGGATGCCCACGTGAAGATCTGCGAAGAGCTGTTCTCCGCGTGCAAGACCGAGTTCAAGCATTTGGAGTACTTCTACTTCCATAACTTTGTGTACGAGTCGGTGTGGAAGAACAACCAGCGCCGCACCTCCGAGCGCACCTCGACCCAGGACCTGCTGCACAAGTACGGCGCGGATTACAAAGTGATTTTTATCGGCGATGCGTCGATGGCGCCGTATGAAATCACCCAGGCCGGCGGCAGCGTCGAGCATTGGAATGAGGAGCCGGGGTATGTGTGGATGCAGCGCTTCATGGCCAAGTACAAGAAGCTGATCTGGATAAACCCGTACCCGAAGGACACCTGGGGGTATACCGCGTCAACGGGGATTGTGCGGGAGTTGGTGGAGGATCAGATGTATCCGCTGACGTTGCGGGGGTTGGAAGAAGGGATGCGCTTTCTCTCGAAATAG
- a CDS encoding AAA family ATPase has protein sequence MKFEGTQAYVATDDLKLAVNAAITLERPLLVKGEPGTGKTMLAEQLAESFGAKLITWHIKSTTKAHQGLYEYDAVSRLRDSQLGVDKVHDVRNYLKKGKLWEAFESEERVILLIDEIDKADIEFPNDLLQELDKMEFYVYEIDETIKAKKRPIIIITSNNEKELPDAFLRRCFFHYIAFPDRTTLQKIVDVHYPDIKKDLVSEALDVFFDVRKVPGLKKKPSTSELVDWLKLLMADNIGEAVLRERDPTKAIPPLAGALVKNEQDVQLLERLAFMSRRGNR, from the coding sequence ATGAAGTTCGAAGGCACCCAGGCCTATGTGGCTACCGATGACCTAAAACTGGCCGTCAACGCCGCCATTACCCTGGAGCGGCCGTTGCTGGTCAAGGGCGAGCCCGGCACCGGCAAGACCATGCTCGCCGAGCAATTGGCCGAGTCCTTCGGCGCCAAGCTGATCACCTGGCACATCAAGTCCACCACCAAGGCGCATCAGGGCCTGTACGAGTACGACGCGGTCAGCCGCCTGCGCGACTCGCAGTTGGGCGTGGACAAGGTGCACGACGTGCGCAACTACCTGAAAAAGGGCAAGCTCTGGGAAGCCTTCGAATCCGAAGAGCGGGTGATCCTGCTGATCGATGAAATCGACAAGGCCGACATCGAGTTCCCCAACGACCTGCTGCAAGAACTCGACAAGATGGAGTTCTACGTCTACGAAATCGACGAGACCATCAAGGCCAAGAAACGCCCGATCATCATCATTACCTCCAACAACGAAAAGGAGCTGCCGGACGCCTTTCTGCGCCGCTGCTTCTTCCACTACATCGCCTTCCCCGACCGCACCACCCTGCAAAAGATCGTCGATGTGCATTACCCCGACATCAAGAAGGATTTGGTCAGCGAAGCGCTGGACGTGTTCTTCGACGTGCGCAAAGTACCGGGCCTGAAGAAAAAACCCTCCACCTCCGAACTGGTCGACTGGCTCAAGCTGCTGATGGCCGACAACATCGGCGAAGCCGTGCTGCGCGAACGTGACCCGACCAAGGCCATCCCGCCGCTGGCCGGTGCGTTGGTGAAGAACGAGCAGGACGTGCAGTTGCTGGAGCGTCTGGCGTTCATGAGCCGTCGCGGTAACCGCTGA
- a CDS encoding DUF748 domain-containing protein, with protein sequence MKRRYSWPLWTVAGLLVVLVALSIALPYLVRNYLNDKLANMGDYRGHVTDVDLALWRGAYKINGLEIIKVDGKVPVPFVKAPLIDLAVSWHSLWYDHAVVAKVRFINPEVNFVDGGANKQASQTGKGTDWREQLSKLAPITLDEVRIEDGKIAFHNFSSKPPVNINATEVNASFYNLTNVVDVKGKRDARFEGKALLQGQAPLEATATFDPLSNFENFEFRFRAKDLQLKRMNDFASAYGKFDFKAGTGDVVIEAQAEKGQLTGYIKPLLRDVEVFDWQQDVENKDKNIFRSIWEAVVGASETVLKNQAKNQFATRVELSGSVHQQNVSAFSAFLAILRNGFIQAFNARYEQPKPSAD encoded by the coding sequence ATGAAACGTCGCTACAGCTGGCCACTATGGACCGTCGCCGGATTGCTGGTGGTACTGGTCGCCCTGAGCATCGCCCTGCCCTACCTGGTGCGTAACTACTTGAATGACAAGCTCGCCAACATGGGCGACTACCGCGGCCACGTCACGGATGTAGACCTGGCCCTGTGGCGCGGCGCGTACAAGATCAACGGCCTGGAGATCATCAAGGTCGACGGCAAGGTGCCCGTACCGTTCGTCAAGGCGCCGCTGATCGACCTCGCGGTGAGCTGGCACTCGTTGTGGTACGACCATGCGGTGGTGGCCAAGGTGCGTTTTATCAACCCCGAGGTGAACTTCGTCGACGGCGGCGCCAACAAGCAGGCGTCCCAGACCGGTAAAGGCACCGACTGGCGCGAGCAATTGAGCAAGCTGGCCCCTATCACCCTCGACGAAGTGCGCATCGAAGACGGCAAGATCGCCTTCCATAACTTCAGCTCCAAACCACCGGTCAACATCAATGCCACCGAGGTCAACGCCAGCTTCTATAACCTGACCAACGTGGTCGATGTCAAAGGCAAGCGCGACGCCCGCTTCGAGGGCAAGGCGCTGCTGCAAGGCCAGGCGCCGCTGGAAGCCACAGCCACCTTTGACCCGCTGAGCAATTTCGAGAACTTCGAATTCCGTTTCCGCGCCAAAGACTTGCAGCTCAAGCGCATGAATGACTTCGCCTCGGCCTACGGCAAATTCGACTTCAAGGCCGGCACCGGCGACGTGGTGATCGAAGCCCAGGCGGAAAAAGGCCAGTTGACCGGCTATATCAAACCGCTGCTGCGCGACGTCGAAGTCTTCGACTGGCAGCAGGACGTGGAAAACAAAGACAAGAACATCTTCCGCTCGATCTGGGAGGCGGTGGTCGGCGCCAGCGAGACCGTGCTGAAAAACCAGGCGAAAAACCAGTTCGCCACCCGGGTGGAACTCAGTGGCAGCGTGCATCAGCAAAATGTCAGCGCGTTCTCCGCGTTTTTGGCGATTTTGCGCAACGGCTTCATCCAGGCGTTCAATGCGCGCTATGAACAACCCAAACCCTCGGCGGACTGA
- the cysK gene encoding cysteine synthase A, which translates to MSRIFADNAHSIGNTPLVQINRIAPRGVTILAKIEGRNPGYSVKCRIGANMIWDAESTGKLKPGMTIVEPTSGNTGIGLAFVAAARGYKLLLTMPASMSIERRKVLKALGAELVLTEPAKGMKGAIEKAGEIVASAPATYFMPAQFENPANPAIHEKTTGPEIWNDTDGAVDVLVAGVGTGGTITGVSRYIKNIAGKPILSVAVEPIVSPVITQALAGEEIKPSPHKIQGIGAGFVPKNLDLSMVDRVELVTDDESKAMALRLMQEEGILCGISCGAAMAVAVRLAEKPEMQGKTIVVILPDSGERYLSSMLFSDLFTEQENQA; encoded by the coding sequence ATGAGCCGCATCTTTGCAGACAACGCGCACTCCATCGGTAACACGCCCCTGGTTCAGATCAACCGGATCGCACCGCGTGGTGTGACCATCCTGGCCAAGATCGAAGGGCGTAACCCAGGCTACTCGGTGAAATGCCGCATTGGCGCAAACATGATCTGGGACGCTGAAAGCACCGGCAAACTCAAGCCGGGCATGACCATTGTCGAACCCACCTCCGGCAACACCGGCATCGGCCTGGCATTCGTCGCCGCCGCCCGTGGCTACAAGTTATTGCTGACCATGCCGGCGTCCATGAGCATCGAGCGACGCAAGGTACTCAAGGCCCTCGGCGCTGAACTCGTACTGACCGAGCCAGCCAAGGGCATGAAGGGCGCGATCGAAAAAGCCGGCGAAATCGTTGCCAGCGCCCCGGCCACCTACTTTATGCCAGCCCAGTTCGAAAACCCGGCCAACCCGGCGATCCATGAAAAAACCACCGGTCCGGAAATCTGGAACGACACCGATGGCGCCGTGGACGTGCTGGTGGCGGGCGTGGGCACCGGCGGCACCATCACGGGTGTTTCGCGCTATATCAAGAACATTGCGGGCAAGCCGATCCTGTCGGTGGCTGTCGAGCCGATCGTGTCGCCGGTGATCACCCAGGCGCTGGCCGGTGAAGAGATCAAGCCCAGCCCGCACAAGATCCAGGGCATCGGCGCCGGTTTTGTGCCGAAGAACCTCGACCTGTCGATGGTTGACCGCGTGGAACTGGTGACCGACGACGAGTCCAAGGCCATGGCCCTGCGGCTGATGCAGGAAGAAGGGATTCTGTGTGGCATCTCCTGCGGCGCCGCGATGGCCGTGGCGGTGCGCCTGGCCGAGAAACCGGAGATGCAGGGCAAGACCATCGTGGTGATCCTGCCGGACTCCGGTGAGCGCTACCTGTCGAGCATGCTGTTCAGCGATTTGTTTACCGAGCAAGAAAACCAGGCTTGA